In one window of Leptospira sp. WS92.C1 DNA:
- a CDS encoding aldo/keto reductase yields MVVSEICMGTMTFGSSCDEKEAFRILDKAYDSGIDFYDTAEIYPVPPDAGYVNETERIFGKWLKTKTRDSILIATKVCGPGHGWFVPPVREGKTALDRRNIRVAIEGSLKRLGTDYVDLYQTHWPDHDFGYEETLEVLTELIDEGKVRYVGNSNETAWGMMKSLSVSERYGLARFESIQNNFSILNRRFEDALSDICRREGVSLLPYSPIAGGVLSGKYNSQNPPQNARFSRYLSSGERQRKMANRFLNEATLASTEKLLKVAEEAGMSLTVLSVAWSKQHDYVASTIIGANTVEQLEESLKAQNVILSEDVLKRIDEVSKEIPYPMG; encoded by the coding sequence ATGGTCGTTTCGGAAATTTGTATGGGTACTATGACTTTCGGATCCAGCTGCGATGAAAAAGAAGCATTTCGTATTTTGGACAAAGCTTATGATTCGGGAATCGATTTTTATGATACTGCAGAAATTTACCCTGTTCCGCCTGATGCGGGTTATGTCAATGAAACCGAACGGATATTCGGGAAATGGTTAAAAACAAAAACAAGGGATTCTATTTTGATAGCAACCAAGGTATGCGGACCGGGACACGGATGGTTTGTTCCTCCCGTGAGAGAGGGTAAAACCGCTTTGGATCGAAGAAACATTCGAGTTGCGATCGAAGGAAGTCTGAAACGATTGGGAACCGATTACGTGGATCTTTATCAAACTCATTGGCCGGATCATGATTTCGGATACGAGGAAACTTTGGAAGTTTTGACGGAGCTCATTGACGAAGGTAAGGTTCGATACGTCGGAAACAGCAACGAAACCGCTTGGGGAATGATGAAAAGCCTTTCGGTTTCCGAACGATACGGTTTGGCGCGTTTTGAATCCATACAAAATAATTTCAGCATTCTAAACCGCAGATTCGAAGACGCGTTATCCGACATCTGTCGTCGTGAAGGTGTGAGTCTGCTTCCGTATTCTCCGATCGCGGGCGGAGTTCTTTCTGGAAAATACAATTCCCAAAATCCGCCTCAGAACGCAAGGTTCAGTCGTTATTTAAGTTCGGGTGAAAGACAGAGAAAAATGGCAAATCGTTTTCTAAACGAAGCGACCCTGGCTTCCACTGAAAAATTATTGAAGGTCGCGGAAGAAGCGGGTATGTCTCTGACGGTTCTTTCGGTCGCTTGGTCCAAACAACACGACTACGTGGCCTCTACGATCATCGGAGCGAACACCGTGGAACAACTTGAGGAAAGTCTGAAAGCTCAGAACGTGATTTTGAGCGAAGACGTTCTCAAAAGGATAGACGAAGTTTCCAAGGAAATTCCCTATCCTATGGGATAA
- a CDS encoding TrkA family potassium uptake protein encodes MATKKKIKTLKKRIAVIGLGEFGKSLVIYLNENGHEVTAIDKDIKTIEEIKDNCALAVCLDTSNKQSLEELDLEDMDEIVVALAENFESLITTAYHLKEMNLHSLHVRYHSEVNRKILQMIGIENLFNPEERAAASMAEQLSYQGVKKATLLSDEYSLFEVEISPHLFGKKLKELRLREQFHLNLVAIRKTETRDTDPKEGSVFLPESETIFQEKEILILFGTSDNIKRFTAAYPIG; translated from the coding sequence GTGGCTACAAAAAAGAAAATCAAAACACTTAAAAAAAGAATCGCAGTAATCGGTTTGGGGGAATTTGGAAAGTCTCTTGTGATCTATCTCAACGAGAACGGCCACGAAGTGACCGCCATCGATAAGGACATCAAAACGATAGAAGAGATCAAAGACAACTGTGCGCTTGCGGTATGTTTGGACACGAGCAATAAACAATCACTCGAGGAACTGGATCTGGAGGATATGGACGAGATTGTGGTCGCTCTTGCGGAGAATTTCGAATCTCTGATCACAACGGCGTATCACTTAAAAGAGATGAATCTGCATTCTCTTCACGTTAGATATCATTCCGAAGTAAACCGCAAAATTCTACAGATGATTGGAATCGAAAATCTTTTCAATCCGGAAGAAAGAGCAGCGGCGTCCATGGCGGAACAATTGAGTTACCAAGGAGTGAAAAAAGCGACTTTATTAAGCGACGAATACAGTCTTTTTGAAGTGGAAATTTCCCCTCATCTTTTCGGTAAAAAACTGAAAGAGCTGAGGCTCAGAGAACAATTTCATCTCAATCTGGTTGCGATTCGAAAAACCGAAACCCGCGATACCGATCCGAAGGAAGGTTCCGTCTTTCTCCCGGAATCCGAAACAATATTCCAAGAGAAAGAAATCCTGATTCTATTCGGAACCTCGGATAACATCAAACGGTTTACCGCGGCTTATCCCATAGGATAG
- a CDS encoding TrkH family potassium uptake protein yields MSFFRDTLAGFLKIRHNASIFYQANIYPYLRIYYSICGVISLGLLILIYGFYYPHEWTHWIRLFVNGIVASLVIYEILSFVFVIGGFYDHLKTHKTELAVVFLLVFQEIISNEIYKLLTLDSLSGEDASLAFLSLSQIFLLFSNFSRLIRKTDLLNYRQISPSLVITGSFGILILFGTLALSLPRAQVIPIAVIDVFFTVVSAVCVTGLSTIAVASQLTGTGQTILMMLIQIGGLGLMTLTVFFAIFLAGQVSVTNKLLIKDLFSQESVGRASLILKQVAVQTFLIEGLGALLIFLWFPFGSETDLKTRIFSSLFHSVSSFCNAGFSIFPNGFESVWMLDQKAFLSVIMILIILGGLGFPTVHHLIYWIFRIGDSPKRMELGAKLILGVSLGLILLGWISYYFLESKFTLAGLNESDKIFHSLFYSVSTRTAGFNTLSISKMGVPMIFVSIFLMWVGASPNSTGGGIKTTTLAVVGLQLYNHIRGKEELEIFGRRISKGSVSRASAGISVSLFLIFFGIFLLICTENFAFLDLCYEVVSAFGTVGLSRGITPSLTSFGKFVICLMMFCGRVGMLTILISFMPKEKKSGLSYPEESIIVG; encoded by the coding sequence ATGAGCTTTTTCCGGGACACACTCGCCGGTTTTTTGAAAATTCGACACAACGCTTCTATTTTTTATCAGGCAAACATTTATCCTTATTTAAGAATTTATTATTCGATCTGCGGCGTGATCTCGCTCGGACTTTTGATCCTCATCTACGGATTTTATTATCCTCACGAGTGGACCCACTGGATCCGATTGTTCGTAAACGGAATTGTAGCTTCATTAGTAATTTATGAAATTCTTTCCTTCGTATTTGTGATCGGAGGTTTTTACGATCACCTCAAAACGCACAAAACGGAATTAGCCGTCGTTTTTTTACTCGTATTCCAAGAGATCATCAGCAATGAAATTTACAAACTTCTCACTCTCGATTCTCTGAGCGGGGAAGACGCGAGCCTTGCTTTTTTATCCTTGAGCCAGATCTTTCTTTTGTTCAGCAATTTTTCAAGATTGATCCGCAAAACGGATCTGTTAAATTACAGACAGATCAGTCCGTCCCTTGTGATCACAGGAAGTTTCGGAATCTTAATTCTTTTTGGAACGTTGGCTCTGAGTCTACCCAGAGCCCAGGTTATACCGATCGCAGTCATTGACGTTTTTTTTACAGTAGTGAGCGCGGTCTGTGTGACCGGTTTGAGCACGATCGCGGTAGCCAGTCAACTCACCGGAACCGGCCAGACCATTTTGATGATGTTGATTCAAATCGGTGGATTGGGTTTGATGACTCTCACCGTATTTTTTGCGATCTTTCTTGCGGGTCAGGTCAGCGTTACCAACAAACTTCTTATCAAAGATTTGTTCAGTCAAGAAAGCGTAGGCCGAGCCTCTCTCATATTAAAACAGGTTGCGGTTCAAACATTTCTCATCGAAGGATTGGGAGCCTTGTTGATTTTTCTTTGGTTTCCGTTCGGTTCGGAAACGGATCTTAAAACTCGAATTTTTAGCTCTCTGTTTCATTCGGTGAGTTCGTTTTGCAACGCCGGGTTTTCCATATTCCCGAACGGCTTTGAATCCGTTTGGATGTTGGATCAAAAAGCGTTTTTATCCGTGATCATGATCTTAATCATACTCGGCGGTTTGGGATTTCCTACGGTTCATCATCTGATTTATTGGATTTTTAGAATCGGAGATTCTCCCAAGAGAATGGAATTAGGGGCAAAACTCATACTCGGTGTTTCGCTAGGTTTGATTTTGCTCGGTTGGATTTCGTATTATTTTTTGGAATCGAAATTCACTCTCGCCGGTTTAAACGAGTCAGATAAGATTTTTCATTCATTATTTTACTCCGTAAGCACAAGAACCGCCGGATTCAATACATTAAGCATTTCTAAAATGGGTGTTCCGATGATTTTTGTTTCGATCTTTCTAATGTGGGTGGGGGCGTCTCCCAACTCCACAGGCGGGGGAATCAAAACGACTACTCTTGCGGTTGTCGGACTTCAATTATACAATCATATCCGAGGCAAAGAAGAATTGGAAATTTTCGGCAGACGAATTTCGAAAGGCTCCGTATCCAGAGCTTCCGCTGGAATATCAGTCTCCCTCTTTTTGATCTTCTTCGGAATCTTTCTTTTGATCTGTACCGAAAACTTCGCGTTCTTAGATCTATGTTACGAAGTAGTATCGGCGTTTGGGACCGTCGGCCTATCAAGAGGAATCACTCCATCTCTGACTTCGTTTGGAAAATTCGTCATATGTCTGATGATGTTCTGCGGAAGAGTCGGAATGTTGACCATCCTCATCTCGTTTATGCCGAAGGAAAAAAAATCCGGACTCAGTTATCCGGAAGAATCGATCATCGTGGGATAA
- a CDS encoding adenosine deaminase: MKQYADLHNHLYGSITSKFLFELGKANPSPRWGVFTDSYQQIFGKRISPETFFQDYDDPDLFRKLYQFNHYGPFPEFQCKFNLIIALSKFDPAEITLVSSRIVEDQFQQGVTYGEYRIMYAPTETEEGIYQKTIAACEGLALGESKTKGLAVGKLVVSLHRDGNIFQDYAVLKRMMEKNSLIKKYLVGLDFCNIEEGFPPKDKQKFIEEVNKDNKAETQTALSVLYHVAESFRDKSILSACRWVLESAEFGAHRLGHAIALGINPSEKTNGKILEPKSERLDQLHLYYEKKEELESYFEIPSREKIGNEIDFLKHKEVAELETDSSYLEECFGFQNYCFDQIKKTNAVIESCPSSNEYIGMIRNPDSHPILRFAKNDIRFTISTDDPGIFGTTIEQEYSKAEKIGLSAEILETVRQNSFLYTSEILTGRKSATEFQ, from the coding sequence ATGAAACAATACGCGGATCTTCACAATCATCTCTACGGTTCCATCACTTCCAAATTCTTGTTCGAACTCGGGAAAGCAAATCCTTCTCCGCGCTGGGGCGTATTTACCGACTCCTACCAACAGATTTTTGGTAAACGAATTTCTCCCGAAACTTTTTTTCAAGACTACGACGATCCCGATCTCTTTCGTAAACTCTATCAATTCAATCATTATGGACCGTTTCCCGAGTTTCAGTGCAAATTCAATCTTATCATCGCATTGTCCAAGTTTGATCCCGCTGAAATCACGTTAGTCTCCTCTCGGATTGTGGAAGATCAATTTCAACAAGGAGTGACTTATGGAGAATATAGAATCATGTATGCTCCCACGGAAACGGAGGAAGGGATCTATCAAAAAACAATAGCGGCCTGCGAAGGTCTTGCATTAGGGGAATCAAAAACGAAGGGACTCGCCGTTGGCAAACTCGTCGTTTCACTTCATAGGGACGGAAATATTTTTCAAGATTATGCCGTCCTCAAACGAATGATGGAAAAAAATTCTCTGATCAAAAAATATCTAGTCGGACTGGATTTTTGCAATATAGAAGAAGGATTCCCCCCGAAAGACAAACAAAAGTTCATCGAAGAAGTAAACAAGGACAACAAAGCGGAAACACAAACCGCGCTTTCCGTTCTATATCACGTGGCGGAAAGCTTTCGAGACAAATCGATCCTTTCGGCTTGCAGGTGGGTTTTGGAATCAGCGGAATTCGGAGCGCACAGACTCGGTCACGCAATCGCCCTCGGAATCAATCCCTCCGAAAAGACAAACGGCAAAATTTTAGAACCTAAATCGGAACGTCTGGATCAACTTCATCTCTATTACGAAAAAAAAGAAGAACTGGAATCCTACTTTGAGATTCCTTCGAGAGAAAAAATCGGAAACGAAATCGATTTTTTAAAACACAAGGAAGTTGCGGAATTGGAAACCGATTCTTCGTATTTGGAAGAATGTTTCGGTTTTCAAAACTACTGTTTTGATCAAATCAAAAAGACAAATGCGGTCATCGAATCCTGTCCGAGTTCGAACGAATACATAGGAATGATTCGCAACCCAGATTCACATCCGATTTTACGTTTTGCAAAAAACGATATAAGATTTACGATTTCAACGGACGATCCCGGAATTTTCGGAACCACAATCGAACAGGAATATTCCAAGGCTGAAAAGATCGGCTTGAGCGCGGAAATTTTGGAAACGGTGAGACAGAATTCGTTTTTATATACTTCTGAAATTCTGACCGGCAGAAAATCGGCTACTGAATTCCAGTAA
- a CDS encoding MATE family efflux transporter: MKTLRHLLHTFYRNIRPSLLNTMILKLAVPVVFGMLSQTVVWITDTMMVGQLGKNSIAAIGIGGIAHFTVLAFLMGFCMGIQVIVSRRFGEKNDSEIGKIGITTLYLSLFFGVFLSIGGAAISGSLMKYLNKDAVVLGLSSDYLYYRFLGTIFFFLLFATRAFTDGLGITTAGLASMIITCFANIFLNWILIYGNLGFEAMGVKGAAIASSLAGGAGLIAFPYYFYKKNLGKYFSGIRWGFSFSHFKEILQASTAPALAELLNNISFMIFIEFATIVGTTALAVTNMLFSTLSLSFLPGYAFGVAATTILGQSLGAGKAKLAYHGAFRSGFFAACVMGSMGLAFILFGKTMLSVYTTDKELIQEGYIPLVILGIVQIADAYHMVIACALRGAGLQGFVFRVYTTVSYLVFLPTAYFLGIYMGLGSAGLWSGIVAWVFVLAVTFIFRFRKRDWAQNRADRSSAPFGI; encoded by the coding sequence GTGAAAACTCTGCGCCATCTACTTCATACGTTTTACAGAAACATAAGACCCAGTCTTTTAAACACGATGATTCTCAAGCTGGCTGTTCCCGTCGTTTTCGGTATGCTCAGTCAAACCGTGGTTTGGATCACGGATACGATGATGGTCGGACAGCTTGGTAAGAATTCCATCGCAGCGATCGGAATCGGCGGGATCGCACACTTTACGGTGCTTGCTTTTTTGATGGGATTTTGTATGGGAATTCAGGTCATCGTTTCCAGGAGATTCGGAGAAAAAAACGATTCCGAAATCGGAAAGATTGGGATTACTACTTTGTATCTTTCCTTATTTTTCGGCGTATTTCTTTCGATTGGAGGAGCGGCGATCAGCGGCTCATTGATGAAGTATTTGAATAAGGACGCGGTCGTTTTGGGGCTTTCGAGCGATTATCTTTATTATCGATTTTTAGGAACCATATTTTTCTTTTTGTTATTCGCCACAAGAGCGTTTACAGACGGATTGGGGATCACGACCGCCGGTCTTGCCTCCATGATTATAACATGTTTTGCGAATATATTTTTAAACTGGATTCTGATTTACGGAAATCTCGGTTTTGAAGCGATGGGCGTAAAGGGAGCCGCGATCGCTTCCTCACTTGCGGGAGGGGCGGGGTTGATCGCGTTCCCTTATTATTTTTATAAAAAGAATCTAGGAAAATATTTTTCCGGAATTCGTTGGGGTTTTAGCTTCTCTCACTTTAAAGAAATTTTACAAGCGAGTACCGCTCCTGCGTTAGCCGAGCTTTTAAACAATATATCGTTTATGATCTTTATCGAATTTGCTACGATCGTGGGAACGACAGCGTTGGCTGTCACGAATATGCTTTTTAGCACTTTAAGTTTGTCTTTTTTGCCGGGATATGCGTTTGGTGTAGCTGCGACCACGATTCTGGGACAATCCTTGGGGGCGGGGAAGGCAAAACTTGCGTATCATGGTGCGTTTCGATCCGGTTTTTTTGCGGCCTGTGTGATGGGAAGTATGGGACTGGCTTTTATTTTGTTCGGAAAGACGATGTTATCGGTTTATACGACCGACAAAGAATTGATCCAGGAAGGATATATTCCCTTGGTCATTTTAGGAATCGTTCAAATTGCCGACGCCTATCACATGGTAATTGCCTGCGCACTTCGAGGAGCGGGGTTACAAGGATTTGTGTTTAGAGTCTACACCACGGTTTCTTATCTTGTGTTTCTTCCGACCGCTTATTTTTTAGGGATCTACATGGGACTTGGATCCGCGGGATTGTGGTCGGGGATCGTAGCTTGGGTTTTTGTTTTGGCGGTTACTTTTATTTTCCGATTTCGAAAAAGAGACTGGGCTCAGAATCGCGCGGATCGGTCTTCAGCCCCTTTTGGAATTTAG
- the gmd gene encoding GDP-mannose 4,6-dehydratase produces the protein MKKALITGITGQDGSYLTEFLLGKGYQVHGIVRRSSMFNRERIEHIRGNSNLVLHYGDLTDSSNLNRILEKTSPDEIYNLAAQSHVGVSFEVPEYTAEADAVGTLRILDAIKQIGVKSRFYQASTSELYGKVQAIPQTETTPFYPRSPYAVAKLYAYWAVVNYREAFGLHASNGILFNHESPRRGEGFVTRKITIGVANLLAKKGSPIQLGNMDAKRDWGYAPDYVEMMWMMLQQPDPDDYVVATNETHTVREFVEKSFGFTGVQVRWEGKGDSEKGFDAKTGQLLVEVNPKFYRPTEVDILIGDPAKAKQKLGWEPKVKFEELVKIMTKADCERVGIKL, from the coding sequence ATGAAAAAAGCGCTTATAACCGGGATCACTGGACAGGACGGATCCTATCTAACAGAATTTCTTCTTGGAAAAGGGTATCAAGTCCACGGGATCGTCAGACGATCCAGCATGTTTAACCGCGAAAGAATCGAACACATTCGTGGGAACTCCAATCTCGTTCTTCATTACGGCGATTTAACCGATTCCAGCAACCTGAATCGAATCTTAGAAAAAACTTCTCCCGACGAAATTTACAATCTCGCTGCTCAATCTCACGTAGGAGTTTCTTTCGAGGTGCCGGAATATACCGCAGAAGCGGATGCGGTGGGAACTTTGAGAATTTTAGACGCAATCAAACAAATCGGAGTGAAAAGCCGGTTTTATCAGGCCTCCACATCGGAGCTTTACGGAAAGGTTCAGGCGATTCCTCAAACCGAAACCACTCCGTTTTATCCAAGATCTCCGTATGCGGTCGCAAAATTGTATGCATATTGGGCCGTTGTCAACTATCGAGAAGCGTTCGGGCTTCATGCATCCAACGGAATTCTATTCAATCACGAATCTCCGAGACGAGGAGAAGGATTTGTAACCAGAAAGATCACGATCGGAGTGGCCAATCTTTTGGCAAAAAAGGGTTCCCCGATTCAACTCGGAAATATGGATGCAAAAAGAGATTGGGGATACGCACCGGACTATGTGGAAATGATGTGGATGATGCTCCAACAACCGGATCCCGACGATTACGTGGTTGCCACGAACGAAACACATACTGTCAGAGAATTTGTCGAAAAGTCCTTTGGATTTACGGGTGTTCAGGTTCGTTGGGAAGGAAAGGGAGATTCGGAAAAGGGATTTGATGCAAAAACAGGACAACTCCTTGTGGAAGTGAATCCAAAATTCTATCGTCCGACCGAAGTTGACATTCTGATTGGAGATCCCGCAAAAGCAAAACAAAAGCTCGGCTGGGAACCAAAGGTCAAATTCGAAGAACTCGTCAAAATCATGACGAAAGCGGATTGCGAACGAGTCGGAATCAAACTCTAA
- a CDS encoding DoxX-like family protein → MKKETIYSVSQKLSLLCQKDQAARTGPSFATGSYKILKYGIIAVWIANGLFCKILDWVPRHQQIVARILGDEVAPIFTKVIGFSEVMMAIWILTGMKSRWNAVAQILIVGLMNVLEFILVPDLLLWGRANSIFASLFMILVGYHEFVLNPNRVSSN, encoded by the coding sequence ATGAAAAAAGAAACGATTTACAGCGTGTCCCAAAAACTCAGTTTACTTTGTCAGAAAGATCAAGCTGCAAGAACCGGTCCCAGTTTTGCGACAGGTTCTTATAAAATTCTAAAATATGGAATCATTGCTGTTTGGATCGCAAACGGGCTTTTTTGCAAAATACTGGATTGGGTTCCCAGACATCAGCAGATTGTAGCAAGAATTTTAGGAGACGAAGTCGCACCGATATTTACCAAGGTCATCGGTTTTTCCGAAGTCATGATGGCGATTTGGATTCTCACGGGGATGAAATCTCGTTGGAATGCGGTTGCTCAGATTTTGATCGTAGGTTTGATGAACGTTCTTGAATTCATTCTCGTTCCGGATTTACTTTTGTGGGGAAGGGCAAATTCTATTTTTGCATCTCTGTTTATGATTTTGGTCGGTTATCACGAATTCGTCTTGAATCCAAATAGGGTGTCTTCAAATTAA
- a CDS encoding DUF2071 domain-containing protein, translated as MFSFLKNHPFAVEAFFESSFVLTFAFPKEELLDLIPECLSLDTFEDTWGFVAIAMVQTKNLRPKGFPKIFGNDFFLIGYRIFVRYETVSGRKLRGLYILKSETNRKKMEFLGNRFTHYNYSTTDINQKKEGIRIETQSNRSNFKIVLETPDEDVLLPQNSPFADWKEARKFAGPLPFTFTYDSQKKIVLIIEGVRQNWKPQPVCVVEAKIPFLDSLNLKNKTLANAFIIQNIPYSWKKGRTELWTR; from the coding sequence ATGTTTTCTTTTCTAAAAAATCATCCGTTTGCGGTAGAGGCATTCTTTGAAAGTTCTTTTGTTTTGACATTTGCCTTTCCCAAAGAAGAGCTTTTGGATCTGATTCCGGAATGTCTTTCGTTGGATACATTCGAAGATACTTGGGGATTTGTCGCGATCGCGATGGTGCAGACAAAAAATCTACGACCTAAGGGTTTTCCCAAAATTTTTGGAAACGATTTTTTTCTCATAGGCTATCGGATTTTTGTTCGATACGAAACCGTATCGGGAAGAAAACTGAGAGGTTTGTATATTCTAAAATCAGAAACGAATCGAAAGAAGATGGAGTTTTTGGGAAATCGATTTACACACTACAATTATTCGACAACGGATATAAATCAAAAAAAAGAAGGAATTAGAATCGAAACTCAGTCCAATCGATCGAATTTTAAAATCGTATTGGAAACTCCTGATGAAGATGTTTTGTTGCCGCAAAATTCTCCATTTGCGGATTGGAAAGAGGCGAGAAAGTTTGCAGGCCCTTTGCCATTTACGTTTACCTATGATTCTCAAAAAAAGATCGTCTTGATCATAGAAGGAGTTCGGCAAAATTGGAAACCACAACCGGTCTGTGTGGTTGAAGCGAAAATTCCATTTTTAGATTCTTTAAATCTCAAAAATAAAACTTTAGCAAACGCATTCATCATTCAGAATATTCCCTATTCTTGGAAGAAAGGACGAACGGAATTATGGACTCGATAA
- a CDS encoding class I SAM-dependent methyltransferase yields MDSIRKPWTGVRNILWFNWPFYVFSFAGMIVVSTLLPYFIDERLYVYCFVFSLFIFTPIFLSLVVSWYVYDLSDLYRFNWLEDREIAKTETIVNIHAGFDETSHLLETKFPNSELYVMDFYDPKQHTAASIQRARTAYPRFPGTKTVTTTRLPLEDRCIDKIFAILSVHEIRSETERIVFFGELNRILKSDGQIFVVEHLRDLPNFLAYNIGFLHFYSRKSWENTIQMANLKLKEVKKITPFLTIFKIEKNGTTS; encoded by the coding sequence ATGGACTCGATAAGAAAACCGTGGACTGGGGTCCGGAATATTCTTTGGTTCAATTGGCCTTTTTATGTTTTTTCCTTTGCGGGAATGATCGTTGTATCTACTCTATTGCCGTATTTTATCGACGAACGGCTATATGTTTATTGTTTCGTTTTTTCGCTTTTTATTTTTACTCCGATTTTTCTTTCTCTCGTTGTTTCTTGGTATGTTTATGATCTATCCGATTTGTATCGATTCAATTGGCTGGAGGACAGGGAAATCGCAAAAACAGAAACGATAGTAAACATTCATGCGGGTTTTGATGAAACCAGTCATTTATTAGAAACAAAGTTTCCAAATTCAGAGCTGTATGTGATGGACTTTTACGATCCAAAACAACATACTGCAGCGTCCATACAAAGAGCCAGAACCGCATATCCTCGCTTTCCAGGAACCAAAACCGTGACGACGACTCGACTTCCGTTGGAAGATCGTTGTATAGACAAAATTTTCGCGATACTATCTGTACATGAAATTCGTTCGGAAACAGAGCGGATCGTTTTTTTTGGAGAACTGAATCGGATCTTAAAGTCAGACGGACAAATTTTTGTAGTTGAACATCTCAGGGATCTTCCTAATTTTCTGGCATACAATATCGGCTTCTTACATTTTTATTCACGAAAGAGTTGGGAGAATACGATTCAGATGGCAAACCTCAAACTTAAAGAAGTAAAAAAAATTACCCCGTTTCTTACAATATTCAAAATCGAGAAAAATGGAACTACATCTTAA
- a CDS encoding DNA-3-methyladenine glycosylase: MPSSKTSKSLKAKRSPSVDQESEDRTARLKKASDWLRKKDPITKALIDGVGPCRLETIGTPYQVLIKSVLGQQLSVKVALTFEKRLIALAQSKKIPSADQILAIPNSKLRKIGISQAKTETIKRIAEAYKNRDISDSKLYRLEDADILNLLCSLKGIGPWTAEMVLIFALDRWDHFSINDLILRKSVEKHYGISKDNKKGIEIFLKQFSPFRTILSWYLWADVDGGEGW, from the coding sequence ATGCCCTCTTCAAAAACTTCAAAGTCTTTAAAGGCGAAACGCTCCCCTTCCGTTGACCAAGAGTCGGAGGACAGAACGGCTCGTCTAAAAAAAGCGTCCGATTGGCTTCGTAAAAAGGATCCGATCACCAAAGCTTTGATCGATGGTGTGGGTCCTTGTCGATTGGAAACGATCGGAACCCCGTATCAGGTTTTGATCAAATCCGTTCTCGGACAACAGCTTTCCGTCAAAGTGGCGCTTACGTTTGAAAAAAGACTGATTGCGCTCGCCCAAAGTAAGAAGATCCCTTCTGCGGATCAGATTCTTGCGATTCCGAATTCCAAACTCAGAAAGATCGGGATTTCCCAGGCCAAAACGGAGACCATCAAACGAATCGCGGAGGCGTATAAAAATCGGGACATTTCCGATTCCAAACTCTATCGATTAGAGGATGCGGATATTTTAAACCTTCTTTGTTCTTTAAAGGGAATCGGACCCTGGACGGCGGAAATGGTTTTGATCTTTGCTCTGGATCGCTGGGATCATTTTTCGATCAACGATCTGATTCTCAGAAAATCCGTCGAAAAACACTACGGTATTTCAAAGGACAATAAAAAAGGGATCGAAATTTTTCTAAAACAATTCTCTCCGTTTCGAACCATTCTTTCCTGGTATCTTTGGGCGGACGTGGACGGTGGAGAAGGCTGGTAA